The Aerococcus loyolae genome contains the following window.
ACCACCATCGCTCAAATGATGCAACAAAACGAATCCATTTTTGTTATGGGGCATGATTATCCGGATATGGATGCTATCGGGGCCTGCATTGGGATCCGCCGTATTGCCGAGATGAATGATCGCAAGTGTCATATTATTATTGATGAATCGCGGATCAATTCTGATATTGAGAAGTTACTGGTGGAATTGCGTAAGGACGAGGTCATTAATGAGTCCATCATTAGTCCCCAAGAGGCTGAGGAGCTGATTGAACACAATTCCTTACTCTTTATCGTTGATGTTCACCGGCCTTCCATTACTACCGCACCAAAATTGATTGATATGGTGAATGGGGTAGTGGTGATCGACCACCACCGTAAAGGGGAAGAATACCCTGAGAATGTGCTCCTAGAGTATATTGAACCCTACGCTTCATCAACCTGTGAACTGATCACCGAGTTCTTTGAATATCAAAATGCTTCTTCTAAATCCATTAATCGGATTGAAGCAACGACCATGTTAGCTGGGATTATTATTGACTCCAGAAACTTTACATTGAGGACAGGGTCACGGACCTTTGACGCCGCTTCTTACTTAAAATCCTGTGGAGCCGATTCAATCCTGATTCAAGAGTTCCTCAAGGAGGACTTGTCCGAATACATTAAACGGAATGAATTGATCGAAAGCGTCGACATCATGCCCCCTTACTATGGGATCGCTGCGGGTGACGATGACACGGTCTATTCCACAGTGACTGCGGCTCAGGCGGCTGACTCTTTACTATCCATGAATGGGATTGTAGCTTCCTTCGTGGTCTTCTTAAGGGAAGACAAGCGGGTAGGGATCTCTGCTCGTAGTATGGGGAATGTCAATGTCCAAACCGTTATGGAAGAACTTGGTGGTGGCGGACACTTGTCTAATGCTGCTACCCAAATTTCTGATGTTTCTGTCAGTCAAGCCCGTGAGCTGTTAATTGATGTGATTAAGAAACAAAGTGAGGAAGACTAGGCCGGGAGTTTGTCAAAAGCAGAGTTTTAACTTTTATTATATAGGAAGGAAGATAATCAACATGGGACAGTCAGGCTCTTGTTGATTATTTTCTTTATCAGGAAAGTAGGTAATTATGAAAGAGAATATTATCCAAGTCGACCATTTAACTATTGCCAGTGATCAGGGGACTATTATTAAGGACTTATCTTTTTCCATTGGAGCGGGTGAATTTGTCGGGATCAAAGGGCCTTCCGGTTCAGGGAAGAGTACCTTATTGAAATACTTGGCCCAATTGTATGACCCGGCTTTACAGGTTTCCGGAAGCTACCAATTAAATGACCAAGCGATTGAGGACTACCCACCAACCACTATTCGTAAGCAAGTTTCCTACTGTTTCCAATCCCCACAATTGTTTGGCCATACCGTCAGAGAAAACCTGGCCTTCCCCTTTGAAATTCGTGGGGAGGACTTTGATGAAGACTTAGCCAAGCGCGGTTTAGAAGCCATGGCCCTGGATAGGCATTTTATCGATAAGGAAATTGATACCTTATCTGGCGGGGAGAAGCAACGGGTAGCTTTAATTCGGAACCTCTTTTTTGAACCCAAGGTGCTCTTATTAGATGAAATTACCAGTGCCCTGGATGCTAAGTCCCGTGACCTGGTCTGGTCCTGGCTAAAAGATTACCGCGCTAAACACCAGGTGACCTACTTGATGGTTTCTCATATTGATTCCGAGCACGAGATGACCGACCGCACCTTGACCTTATCAGCTACGGAAAAAACGCCAGCTGATGAAGAAGAATCATCCAACCAAGGAAATGCAGGGGGTGAAGTGGGTGAATAGTATGCTCCAAGCCAACCCCCTCTCCCTAGTTCTCAGTGCGGGTCTGGTGGTGATTAGTCTCTACATTTCCTACCGCCAACGTTTAGGCTTAGAGGGCGAACTGGTTACTTCCGCTTTTCGAGTGGTCCTACAACTTTACTTGGTGGGTTTAGTCCTTTCCTTTATTTTTGATATCAACCACCCGCTCTTGACTGCAACGCTGATCGGTCTGATTATTATTAATGCGGCCTTTCACGCGGCCAAACGGGGCCAGGGGATTGACCATGTTTTTTGGATCTCGCTCTTAGCTATTAGTTTTACGGTAGTCGGGACGCTTTCCTTACTGGTCCTAGCTGGAGCCCTGGCTTTTACCCCTTCTCAGGTGATTGCCCTAGGAGGAACCATTGCTGGGAATTCCATGACGGCTCTGGGTTTAGCCTATGGTCATTTATTGACCACTTTCGACCAAGATAGCCAAAAAATTCAGGAACGTTTAGCTCTGGGAGCCAATCCTAAGCAGGCGTCCATGGGAATTATCCGCCAAGCCATGCAAAAGGGGATGCGGCCGACCTTGGACAAGGCCTATGCGGTGGGAATTGTGACCTTTCCAGGGACCATGAATGGTTTGCTCTTTGCTGGGGTGGAGCCTAAGACCGCCATTATGTACCAGATGATGATTATGTTTACCCATATCTCAACGGCAACCATCGCTTCTTACGTGGCGACCCATTTTGCCTATCAGAGTTTCTTTGATGACCGGCAACGCTTAAAATTAAGCGGCCATAGTCGCGATTAGGAGGAGGAATAGCATGGAAAATGTAAGTATGACCCCAATAGCCCTAGCCTTTTCTTTTTCTTTAGTATTGATTAGTTTAGCGATTTCTTATTTTAACCAATTGAAGTTAGAGAAGGCGATCTTGACGGCGGGGATCAGAATTGTTATCCAATTGTCGATTGCAGCATTGATTTTTCAATTTATTTTTACTAAAGATAATTTTTATTTATCTGCCCTCTTACTACTGATAATGTTAGTGATCGCGGCTTGGAACGCCTCTAAGCGCGGCGGGCAGATTAAGGGACGTTTTTGGATTGCTCTGGTGACCCTGATGGTGACAGAAGGGGTGACGCTCTTTGTCTTTGTGGGCTCAGGAGCAGTCCAATGGACCCCCTCCCAAGTGATTCCTATTTCGGGTATGATTATTGGTAACGCCATGAATGCGGTAGGTTTAGTCTTTTCGGACCTACTGACCTATTTTAGTGACCAGTCCCAGGCCATCCTAGAACGTTTGGCATTGGGCGCCACTCCCCGGCAAGCTTCGCAGGGATTGATCCGGCAAACCATTGCTGATGGAATGATTCCGACCATTGATGGCGCCAAGACCACGGGGATCGTCACCCTGCCTGGGATGATGATGGGGCTGCTCTTTGCGGGCGTTGACCCCATGACAGCGGTCCTCTACCAAAGTATTGTCATGTTTATGACCCTATCGACAGCGGCGATTACCACTTTTGTGTCTTCTTTATTAACTTATCGGAAGTTCTTTACCGATCGCGACCTACTCATTCGCCGGCATTCCTCCGATAAGTAAGCGGAAGACAAGGCCAAAGCTTGAGCTCTGGTCAATTCTTTATTAGAATAAGATTATGTTTATTCGTGAACAGGCCTTATACCCAAAGCCTGTTAGCTATGAGACAAGAAAATTACACAAGGAGGCTTAACAATGAAAGTCATTTTTCTACAAGATGTGAAAGGCCAAGGTAAAAAAGGCGAAATCAAAGAGGTTAACACCGGCTATGCGCAAAACTTCCTCTTCAAGAAAGGTTTAGCTAAGGAAGCCACCAAGTCAGCCGTTTCTGCCTTAGAAGGGAAGAAGAAAGCCCAAGCTAAGGAAGCTGCTGAAGAACTCGCAGAAGCTAAGGAATTGAAGAAAAAATTGGAAGATGAAGAGACTGTTGTGGAAGTCAAAGCCAAGGGTGGCGAAGATGGTCGTCTCTTCGGTTCGGTGACCTCTAAGCAAATCGCCCAAGCCTTGAAGAAACAATACGACATCAAGGTCGACAAACGTAAAATTGACCTGCCAGAACCCATCCGGGCTTTCGGTTACCGGAATGTGCCGGTCAAATTGCATACTGATGTGGAAGCGACTATCCGTGTCCACATTGTTGAAGAATAATTAGTCGCAAGCTTAAAGAGCCAGGACCGGGGGATTTTACCTCACTGGCTCTTTTTCTTGTCTTTTTGACTGACAAGGATTAGTATATGGTATTTAGAAAAGTTCATGTATAATAGTAGGGATCGGATGAGAAAGGATGGTCTGAAGCGATGGCAGATGATAATTTAATCGAGCGCATTCCGCCTCAAAGTATAGAAGCGGAACAGGCAGTCTTAGGGTCGGTGTTCTTGGATCCTGAGGTTTTTCCTGCTGTCAATGAATATATCGAACCCCAAGATTTCTATAAACGGGCCCACCAACTCATCTTTGAAAGCATGCGGCAGCTGAATGAAGACCAAGAGGGGATTGACGTGATTACGGTTCAGGATAGCCTCTTAAGTCAAGGCATGCTGGACAATGTCGGTGGGGCAGATTACCTCTTCGAACTAGCAACCAATACCCCAACCGCTGCCCATGCGGAATACTATGCCCAAATCGTGGAACAAAAATCGATCTTACGGAAATTAATCCATGCCTCCAATGAAATCTCAAGAGAGAGTTACGAAGAGCAGTCCGATGTCATGGACATCTTGGACCATGCCGAACGGTCGATTTTAGATGTTTCTCAAAGCCGTAACCGCAGTGGTTTTGTCCATATTGGTAAGGTCTTGAACCAGTCCTTGGATACCATCGAAGAATTATCCAAGAATAAGAAGTCGATTACGGGGCTAGCGACAGGTTATCCCGATTTAGACCGCATGACGGCCGGGTTACATGAAGACGAATTGATTATTATCGCCGCCCGCCCTGGGGTCGGGAAGACGGCTTTTGCCTTAAATATCGCTCAAAATGTTGCCACTAAACAGGGCGCAGTGGTTGCCCTTTTCTCTCTGGAAATGGGGGCTGAATCCTTGGTTAACCGGATGTTATGTGCCGAGGGCAGTATTGATGCGGGCCGCTTGCGGACGGGGCAACTGCTGGAACAAGAGTGGTCAGACTTAATTGTGGCCATGGGGGCCTTGGGGTCTTCTGAAATTTACATTGATGATACTCCCGGGAACCGGATGGCAGAAATCCGGGCCAAGTCCCGCCGTCTCTACCAAGACAAGGGCAAGTTGGACTTGATTGTGATTGACTACTTGCAGTTGATTGAAGGGAGCCGACGGAGCGAAAACCGCCAACAAGAGGTTTCTGAAATTTCCCGGCAATTAAAGAAATTAGCCAAAGAACTTTCTTGTCCCGTGGTTGCCTTATCCCAATTATCGCGGTCCGTAGAACAGAGGCAGGATAAACGCCCAGTTCTTAGTGATATCCGGGAATCAGGATCTATCGAACAAGATGCCGATATCGTGGCCTTCCTCTACCGCGAAGACTATTATGAGCGCGAAGATGGGGAAGAGGGCGAAGACCAGGATGAGAATAATATCATAGAAGTCATCATTGAAAAGAACCGGGCCGGGGCTCGGGGAACCGTCAAATTGATCTTTACCAAAGAGTTCAATAAATTCTCTTCAGTCAGCTTTAGAGATGAGGAAATGGCTTAATGACTGAACTCTGAATGGGAGCAATTTTGCTTGAAATTCCGCTATCCTATAAGGAAATTGCGAATTATGGCTACTTTTTCCTCCTAAAATGAAAAAAAGTCTTGCATTTTAGGTCAAACAGGAGTAACATTATAAAGGTAGTCAACGGATCCTTAGCTCAGTTGGTAGAGCAACGGACTCTTAATCCGTGGGTCGAGGGTTCGAGCCCCTCAGGATCCATTTATGAGACAGAGCGCGCTAACAAGTACTTGAAAAGCTTGTTAGTGCGCTGTTTTTGTATATGAGGATAGATGATGATAAGGCCATATTTCCGGTTCAGGACGGAAGAAAAGACGGAAGACATTTCTACCCCCATTGCTGACTTGGTAATATATATTACTTAAATAATTTCCATCAAGAGAGCTTTTTTGCTGTAATTCTGTCCTATTTTGGGCATAAGAAAAAGCCTATCAGCGGTAAAGATATAATAGGCTTAACCATTGCGGTTATTGAGCTAATTCTTACACTAATAGACTTAATCAAAAATCTTTAATAATTTTCTTACGAGGCTAGTACGCTAGTCCCGTCCCTTGTTTTTATTATATCATGTCTGTAAGATCTAATGAATCTAATTTTACTCATTTAGTGCCTCTAGTAAGTCATTAACATTATCATAAGTTTTTACTTGGTCGCCTTCCGCTTCTGCCCGGGCTTGCCTGTTCTTAATTTGCTTATTTGTCGCTAGTTTGTTCGGTAATTCGTCTGCTTTTTCTTTTAAATCGCCATCAACTCTTATGTTAATCCTAGTCATATAAATAACCTCATCTATTATTATTTCATACTAATTGTATCTCATTGTTAACATGATGAACACTAACAAAAAAGTTGGCCATTTATATCATCCTATTTACATAAAAAAGCGGCCCAAAGACCGCTCAAACATTGAATTATCAATTGCATACATTGGGCTAATAACGG
Protein-coding sequences here:
- a CDS encoding ABC transporter ATP-binding protein: MKENIIQVDHLTIASDQGTIIKDLSFSIGAGEFVGIKGPSGSGKSTLLKYLAQLYDPALQVSGSYQLNDQAIEDYPPTTIRKQVSYCFQSPQLFGHTVRENLAFPFEIRGEDFDEDLAKRGLEAMALDRHFIDKEIDTLSGGEKQRVALIRNLFFEPKVLLLDEITSALDAKSRDLVWSWLKDYRAKHQVTYLMVSHIDSEHEMTDRTLTLSATEKTPADEEESSNQGNAGGEVGE
- a CDS encoding ABC transporter permease; this encodes MLQANPLSLVLSAGLVVISLYISYRQRLGLEGELVTSAFRVVLQLYLVGLVLSFIFDINHPLLTATLIGLIIINAAFHAAKRGQGIDHVFWISLLAISFTVVGTLSLLVLAGALAFTPSQVIALGGTIAGNSMTALGLAYGHLLTTFDQDSQKIQERLALGANPKQASMGIIRQAMQKGMRPTLDKAYAVGIVTFPGTMNGLLFAGVEPKTAIMYQMMIMFTHISTATIASYVATHFAYQSFFDDRQRLKLSGHSRD
- a CDS encoding ABC transporter permease; protein product: MENVSMTPIALAFSFSLVLISLAISYFNQLKLEKAILTAGIRIVIQLSIAALIFQFIFTKDNFYLSALLLLIMLVIAAWNASKRGGQIKGRFWIALVTLMVTEGVTLFVFVGSGAVQWTPSQVIPISGMIIGNAMNAVGLVFSDLLTYFSDQSQAILERLALGATPRQASQGLIRQTIADGMIPTIDGAKTTGIVTLPGMMMGLLFAGVDPMTAVLYQSIVMFMTLSTAAITTFVSSLLTYRKFFTDRDLLIRRHSSDK
- the rplI gene encoding 50S ribosomal protein L9 codes for the protein MKVIFLQDVKGQGKKGEIKEVNTGYAQNFLFKKGLAKEATKSAVSALEGKKKAQAKEAAEELAEAKELKKKLEDEETVVEVKAKGGEDGRLFGSVTSKQIAQALKKQYDIKVDKRKIDLPEPIRAFGYRNVPVKLHTDVEATIRVHIVEE
- the dnaB gene encoding replicative DNA helicase, coding for MADDNLIERIPPQSIEAEQAVLGSVFLDPEVFPAVNEYIEPQDFYKRAHQLIFESMRQLNEDQEGIDVITVQDSLLSQGMLDNVGGADYLFELATNTPTAAHAEYYAQIVEQKSILRKLIHASNEISRESYEEQSDVMDILDHAERSILDVSQSRNRSGFVHIGKVLNQSLDTIEELSKNKKSITGLATGYPDLDRMTAGLHEDELIIIAARPGVGKTAFALNIAQNVATKQGAVVALFSLEMGAESLVNRMLCAEGSIDAGRLRTGQLLEQEWSDLIVAMGALGSSEIYIDDTPGNRMAEIRAKSRRLYQDKGKLDLIVIDYLQLIEGSRRSENRQQEVSEISRQLKKLAKELSCPVVALSQLSRSVEQRQDKRPVLSDIRESGSIEQDADIVAFLYREDYYEREDGEEGEDQDENNIIEVIIEKNRAGARGTVKLIFTKEFNKFSSVSFRDEEMA